GTATACTAATACAAGAACAAAAGTCAACGACTTTTTTGGCAGGAACGCTGCCTTACTGCACCTGTACCAAATATTTCACCATATTCTGTAGTTCCGCGGTAGGTATCTGCAAAATATCAGGTAGTACACATGACACGCATCTCATACATTTTTCATCACAAAAATCGTGGAATAACTGCACCAACCCCTGTTGCTGAAGTTCACTTTTTATGTGATAATTCTTCAACCTCACCGGCCCAAAGATACGGCAGGACATAAGTTTTGCCCGGCGGTTAAGTTCCAAACACGGCACCGCACGGTACAACCTGCGTACATACTTCGCGGATAAATCCTTACCCCTGCTTTTGTAGTATACATACATTACCGGTAACACGCTATTGGAGAGCACCACCATTGCGCGGTTACGCCCGATAAACGCGTACTTCGGAAACGCTTCTCTCCCGCCGTAGACACAACGTTCCGCAAAGTATCCACGCGCAGGCTGGACTATGATACGCACCAACTCCTCAAGCGCAAGTTCCGGAAGAAGATTATTTTTTATACTCTGCTCAACAATCATGTCAATACAGTCAGTAACACTGCGGGGAGCAAGTTTTGTAACCATCGCAGCGTATCCCGCAAGCCGCCGCTGCGGGTAATTCACCGGGCGAAGGTTATTAAACACCCAGGAAACACTTTGCTTCCCTGTATTACCACCAATATTCCCCATTAACCCCGCGGAGGTTAATAATAACTTCTCAACGTTATCACTTTTATTATCACTCCCTGCTTCAGAACCAGCAATAACGGCATTAATTTGCATGTGGGTAACCTTTTTTGCTAGAGACCGCATCGCCTCCTTATTATCCTTATACCCCAAACACTCAAGGATCCCGTAATGCATAACCTCGTCGATAGAACGTTTTTCTTTTAGTATACTCTCATAGGTTTCTGCTTTGATAACAAACCGCGCTTCACCCGCTGCTAAAATAATGTTTTCTACACGGATAAGATTCTCCGCAATAACCGCTTTCCCGCACTTACCCGTAATACTCTCACTGGTAAACGGATACCCCTCAACCCCTGATTCGGGTAACGCATACGACTGCGCGTACATATACTTCCCTAATTCAAGTTCATGCATACCTTTACGTATAAACCTCTTCTTCGCAATGGAATGAAAACATACGTGAAGCACAACATTGTCATACCGTTTATCCAACTGATGCTTATGCGCATACCAGTCAGTATTCCGCAGGTGCAGTTCAATATCGCCTTCAATCACGCGGTGGTTAACACGTATTTTTGCATTAATAAAATCCGGCCCGGGATCAAGGTTCCACACACCGGGAGACAGGATAACAACTTTTTTATCATCAACAGTCCTCATCCCGCGGCGGTCATACGCCTGGTCATACCATATAGTACGCAACTGTTTTTCGGTAAGCACAATTTTTGTGGGTAAACACTGTTGTTCACGCAGAAGTAACCCATACTTTTTTCTTAACGCAAAATATACGCCGGTAAGAAGTTCGCTATCCCCAATAATTTTTTCTTCCCATAACAACATCGTACGCACCACCCCTTTCGCACAGTCATTGTCAATGTCAATGTCATAATCATAATAATAACCATCACGTTCACGTTAGTAATAACGCGTTCACTATTTATTCAGAAAGAAAGTATTTCTTATAATAACTCCGCAGCTAATCCTGCAAGCACGCTGCGTTCAGATTTTGAGAACATAATCTGGCCGAACACTTCCTGCCCTTTAAACCGTTCCACGAGATAGGTCAACCCGTTACTTGATGCGTCAAGATACGGGTTATCTATCTGATACGGATCGCCGGTAAGTATAACCTTTGTATTCTCACCTGCGCGGCTGATAATCGCCTTAGTTTCATGCGGGGTAAGGTTTTGCGCGTCATCCACGATGATATACTGTTTTGGCAAACTACGCCCGCGGATATAGGTCAGCGCTTCAATCTCAATTTTCCCGGTTTCAAAAAGGTACTGTGTTTTTTCTTCAACATTCTCATTATCGCCCTTACGGTCAATCAGGAACTCAAGATTATCCTGTATCGCACCCATCCACTGTCCCAGTTTTTCTTCCTTCGTCCCGGGGAGGAATCCAATATCCCGGCCAAGAGGGATAATCGGCCGGCAAATGAATAACCGGCGGTACATATGTTCATCCACAGTTTTTTGTAACCCACAGGCGATGGATAACAACGTTTTCCCGGTCCCCGCGATCCCGACAAGAGTTACGAGGTTAACATCGTCGCAGAGAAGAAGTTCTAACGCAAACTTTTGTTCAATATTAAGAGGCGACAATCCCCAGGGATGCGCTTCCTGGTGGAATAACGGCATGATCTCACCCGTTTTTTTTACGTACTTCCCTAATGCCGACTGCGAAGGGTTAACTTTATTTTTCA
This region of Elusimicrobiota bacterium genomic DNA includes:
- a CDS encoding DUF2851 family protein, encoding MLLWEEKIIGDSELLTGVYFALRKKYGLLLREQQCLPTKIVLTEKQLRTIWYDQAYDRRGMRTVDDKKVVILSPGVWNLDPGPDFINAKIRVNHRVIEGDIELHLRNTDWYAHKHQLDKRYDNVVLHVCFHSIAKKRFIRKGMHELELGKYMYAQSYALPESGVEGYPFTSESITGKCGKAVIAENLIRVENIILAAGEARFVIKAETYESILKEKRSIDEVMHYGILECLGYKDNKEAMRSLAKKVTHMQINAVIAGSEAGSDNKSDNVEKLLLTSAGLMGNIGGNTGKQSVSWVFNNLRPVNYPQRRLAGYAAMVTKLAPRSVTDCIDMIVEQSIKNNLLPELALEELVRIIVQPARGYFAERCVYGGREAFPKYAFIGRNRAMVVLSNSVLPVMYVYYKSRGKDLSAKYVRRLYRAVPCLELNRRAKLMSCRIFGPVRLKNYHIKSELQQQGLVQLFHDFCDEKCMRCVSCVLPDILQIPTAELQNMVKYLVQVQ
- a CDS encoding PhoH family protein; this translates as MSTTAAEACKRKTFVLDTNVLLHDTDAMYNFADNKVSVPMAVIEELDNFKKLADERGRMARQISRNLDGLRKHGKLSEGVPLKNGGVLKIELEHNAKIAYDFESSKKDNRILLTAVALQQKGENVIFISKDINLRIKAEAVGLLVQDYEKSKVKFDELYTGWRTIEVDVELINKFYADKKLKWNDKDNLLMPNEFVLMKNKVNPSQSALGKYVKKTGEIMPLFHQEAHPWGLSPLNIEQKFALELLLCDDVNLVTLVGIAGTGKTLLSIACGLQKTVDEHMYRRLFICRPIIPLGRDIGFLPGTKEEKLGQWMGAIQDNLEFLIDRKGDNENVEEKTQYLFETGKIEIEALTYIRGRSLPKQYIIVDDAQNLTPHETKAIISRAGENTKVILTGDPYQIDNPYLDASSNGLTYLVERFKGQEVFGQIMFSKSERSVLAGLAAELL